A single genomic interval of Tursiops truncatus isolate mTurTru1 chromosome 1, mTurTru1.mat.Y, whole genome shotgun sequence harbors:
- the LOC141278384 gene encoding uncharacterized protein codes for MPSTPASFLGPTALSSLMPLPPPPPPPPPRATRLRHPFPGPPAPPRAQPAAAPGPEPTESGVTSGWPGPGWGYGSQRSRKNAWQAEGGAAGPGPAPAAARPAPRPRRCRDSIPRAQPRSPGLTGRGGGEEAAGVGTAAEPPPERPLMKARPPSSACSTRRLRCRRRRRQGSRCPRIEALGAAWPLGRDLAQPGTEEEGHSERSRNEHQSLHHTSDLVQIESRFLAKTAVFHC; via the coding sequence ATGCCCAGCACCCCCGCCTCCTTCTTGGGGCCTACCGCGCTCTCGTCCCTcatgccgctgccgccgccgccgccgccgcctcctccccgGGCCACGCGACTACGACACCCCTTCCCCGGCCCCCCAGCGCCTCCCCGGGCCCAGCCCGCCGCAGCCCCGGGGCCTGAGCCCACCGAGTCTGGGGTTACCTCGGGCTGGCCCGGCCCCGGCTGGGGCTACGGGAGCCAGAGGAGCCGGAAGAATGCATGGCAGGCGGAAGGAGGAGCGGCGGGGCCCGGCCCCGCTCCGGCTGCGGCGCGCCCCGCGCCCCGTCCACGGCGGTGCCGAGACTCGatccccagggcccagccgcGTTCGCCGGGGCTGACGGGGAGGGGCGGCGGGGAGGAAGCGGCGGGAGTCGGGACTGCTGCAGAGCCGCCCCCAGAGCGCCCTCTAATGAAGGCGCGGCCGCCGTCGTCCGCCTGCTCAACCCGCCGCCTGCGCTGCCGGCGCCGCCGGCGCCAGGGATCCCGCTGTCCGCGTATCGAGGCCCTTGGGGCTGCCTGGCCCCTAGGCCGGGACTTGGCTCAGCCCGGGACCGAGGAAGAGGGCCACTCGGAAAGATCTAGGAATGAGCACCAATCCTTACACCACACGAGTGATTTGGTCCAAATTGAGAGCCGCTTTTTAGCCAAAACAGCCGTTTTTCATTGTTAA